A DNA window from Coffea arabica cultivar ET-39 chromosome 6c, Coffea Arabica ET-39 HiFi, whole genome shotgun sequence contains the following coding sequences:
- the LOC113693670 gene encoding pectinesterase/pectinesterase inhibitor PPE8B-like has protein sequence MQMASFSRCQILFTFLVILGLWSPHLVSCVNYNPLIQSECLMVPTSEFVGSLKSTIGIVRQVTSIVSRFTSFLGDFRLSNAISDCLDLLDLSADELDWTLSAGQKPSGKNNTNTVRLSSDLRTWLSAALVNQDTCMEGFEGTNGIVKSLVAGSLNQITSLVTDVLGMVHPIPDSKSNGGSGGGGGGRTGGRKLTSRKEFEFPSWLKSKDRKLLQANGVQADVVVAQDGTGKFTSVNDAISAAPEQSAKRFVIYIKKGVYKEYIEISKKKPNIMLIGDGMDVTVISGNRSFIDGWTTYRSATFGVKGQGFIARDMTFENTAGPQKHQAVAFRSDSDLSVVYRCAIRGFQDTLYAHSMRQFYGECVVTGTVDFIFGDGSVVFQRCTLNARKGLPNQKNTITAQGRKVITEPSGFSIQFSNISAEPDVLASLNSTETFLGRPWKLYSRTVIMQSFISNAIKPQGWLEWNGNFALDTLYYGEYMNTGPGAGLGSRVKWPGFHAINDSAVANNFTVAQFIVGNSWLPMTGVKYTAGLAV, from the exons ATGCAAATGGCTTCTTTTTCGCGTTGCCAGATTTTGTTCActtttttggtgattttgggATTGTGGTCTCCTCATTTAGTAAGCTGTGTGAATTACAATCCTTTGATTCAGTCGGAGTGCTTGATGGTGCCAACTTCAGAGTTTGTGGGCTCATTGAAGTCTACCATAGGCATTGTCCGGCAGGTGACCTCCATTGTCTCCAGATTCACTAGTTTCTTGGGAGATTTCAGGTTGTCTAATGCCATTTCAGACTGCCTTGATTTGCTTGATCTTTCGGCTGATGAGTTAGACTGGACTCTCTCCGCTGGTCAGAAACCTTCAG GCAAGAATAATACAAATACAGTTAGGTTGAGTTCTGATTTGAGGACATGGTTGAGCGCTGCGCTAGTGAACCAAGACACATGCATGGAAGGTTTCGAGGGCACCAACGGCATTGTCAAAAGCTTGGTGGCGGGGAGCCTCAACCAAATAACCTCATTAGTCACCGACGTTCTCGGCATGGTGCATCCAATACCTGATTCCAAGTCCAATGGCGGCAGTGGCGGTGGCGGTGGTGGACGTACAGGCGGCCGAAAGCTGACCAGCCGCAAAGAATTTGAATTTCCGTCTTGGCTTAAATCCAAGGACAGAAAACTCCTTCAGGCTAATGGGGTCCAAGCCGATGTAGTAGTGGCTCAAGATGGCACAGGGAAATTCACTAGCGTCAATGATGCGATCAGCGCAGCCCCTGaacaaagtgcaaaaaggttcGTGATATACATCAAAAAGGGTGTCTACAAAGAGTATATTGAGATCAGCAAGAAGAAACCGAATATAATGCTGATCGGAGATGGCATGGATGTTACCGTTATATCCGGCAATCGAAGCTTTATCGATGGATGGACCACGTATAGGTCTGCCACCTTTG GCGTCAAGGGACAAGGGTTCATAGCACGGGACATGACATTCGAGAACACTGCAGGACCCCAAAAGCACCAAGCAGTCGCATTCCGATCAGATTCTGATTTATCAGTCGTCTATAGATGTGCCATAAGGGGTTTTCAGGACACCCTTTACGCCCACTCGATGCGCCAATTCTACGGAGAATGTGTAGTGACGGGCACAGTCGATTTCATATTTGGTGATGGCAGCGTCGTCTTCCAAAGGTGCACGCTCAATGCCCGGAAAGGCCTACCAAATCAGAAAAACACCATAACAGCACAAGGCCGCAAGGTAATTACTGAGCCATCAGGCTTTTCCATCCAATTCTCAAACATATCCGCGGAGCCTGATGTTCTGGCTTCCCTGAACTCGACCGAGACCTTTCTTGGAAGGCCATGGAAATTGTATTCAAGAACGGTGATAATGCAGTCATTTATTAGCAACGCAATTAAGCCTCAAGGATGGCTGGAGTGGAATGGGAATTTTGCACTTGATACTTTATATTACGGGGAGTATATGAACACTGGACCGGGGGCTGGATTGGGGAGTAGAGTCAAGTGGCCAGGTTTCCACGCAATTAATGACTCGGCTGTGGCAAACAACTTCACCGTGGCTCAATTCATTGTGGGAAACTCATGGCTGCCCATGACTGGAGTGAAGTACACGGCTGGCCTGGCtgtttaa
- the LOC113692537 gene encoding alpha-aminoadipic semialdehyde synthase-like isoform X1 — protein MLGNGVVGILSESTNKWERRVPLTPSHCAKLLHGGRGKTGVARIIVQPSTKRIHHDSLYEDVGCEISEDLSDCGLILGIKQPKLDMILPDRAYAFFSHTHKAQRENMPLLDKILAEKASLFDYELIVGDHGKRLLAFGKFAGRAGMVDFLHGLGQRYLSLGYSTPFLSLGASYMYSSLAAAKAAVISVGEEIATMGLPSGICPLVFVFTGSGNVSHGAQEIFKLLPHTLVDPCRLPEIFGKAKDPARPAKRVFQVYGCVVTSKDMVEPKEPSKFFDKADYYAHPEHYIPVFHEKIAPYASVIVNCMYWEKRFPQLLTTMQLQDLMSKGCPLIGICDITCDIGGSLEIVNQTTAIDSPFFRYDPFQNSYHYDLEGEGVICSAVDILPTEFAKEASQHFGDILSQFIGSLISIPNIEELPLHLKRACIAHRGALTPLYEYIRRMQNSDVEDPSRNLEKVYPDKKKYTTLVSLSGHLFDQFLINEALDIIEAAGGSFHLVKCQVGQSTDAMSYSELEVGADDKEVLDRIIDSLTSIANPSVEDGFADITKNKISLKVGKFYENEVEKGYDMKKKNVILILGAGRVCRPAAEFLTSIGSFPSQQVLNSCLEAAFEEQNSIEVVVASLYLKDAEEIIQGIPSATAIQLDVMNHENLHFHISQADVVISLLPASCHNIIATACIELKKHLVTASYVDDSMSKLDEAAKVAGITILGEMGLDPGIDHMMAMKMINEAHKRNGKIRSFTSYCGGLPSPAAANNPLAYKFSWSPAGAIRAGRNPATYRYHGEIVRVNGDHLYDSASRIRLADLPAFALECLPNRNSLLYGELYGIENEASTVFRGTLRYEGFSGVMGALAKIGFFNTEALSTLNNGEKPTYRKALLQLLRLNNNNLDGLAMNEKEITERITTLGICQGEIAVRTAKTIMFLGFHESTEIPASCQSPFDITCLLMEKALVYSGTEQDMVLLHHEVEVDFPDGQPAENHRATLLEFGRTKDGNTTTAMALTVGIPAAVGALLLLANKIQVNGVVRPIISEVYMPALEILEAYGFKLLEKIE, from the exons ATGTTGGGAAATGGGGTGGTGGGGATTTTATCAGAATCAACCAACAAGTGGGAAAGAAGGGTGCCTCTCACGCCATCCCACTGTGCAAAACTGTTGCATGGAGGTAGAGGCAAAACAGGGGTGGCCCGGATCATTGTTCAGCCTTCTACCAAGCGCATTCATCATGATTCTCTTTATGAGGATGTGGGCTGTGAAATTTCTGAGGATTTGTCGGACTGTGGCCTTATTTTGGGCATTAAACAACCCAAG CTGGATATGATACTTCCTGACAGGGCTTATGCCTTTTTCTCACATACTCACAAGGCACAAAGGGAAAATATGCCCTTGCTTGACAAG ATTCTAGCTGAGAAGGCTTCGTTGTTTGATTATGAGCTTATTGTTGGAGACCATGGAAAGAGATTACTAGCATTCGGAAAGTTTGCTGGTAGAGCTGGAATGGTTGACTTTTTACATGGATTAGGACAGA GGTATCTTAGTCTTGGGTATTCAACTCCTTTCCTGTCTCTGGGAGCATCTTATATGTATTCTTCATTAGCTGCTGCTAAGGCTGCAGTAATTTCGGTTGGGGAAGAGATTGCCACCATGGGACTTCCATCTGGAATCtgtcctttagtttttgtttttactGGTTCAGGAAATG TTTCACATGGAGCACAAGAGATCTTTAAACTTCTGCCTCACACTCTCGTGGATCCTTGCAGACTTCCTGAAATATTTGGGAAG GCTAAAGATCCTGCCCGTCCAGCAAAGAGAGTCTTTCAAGTTTATGGCTGTGTTGTAACCTCTAAGGACATGGTGGAACCTAAAGAACCTTCGAAATTTTTTGATAAG GCTGACTATTACGCACATCCAGAGCACTACATTCCTGTTTTCCATGAAAAGATTGCCCCTTATGCATCTGTGATAG TTAACTGTATGTATTGGGAGAAAAGATTTCCTCAGCTATTGACGACCATGCAGCTGCAAGATCTGATGAGTAAAGGCTGTCCACTCATTGGAATTTGTGACATTACATGTGACATAGGTGGCTCATTGGAGATTGTTAACCAAACCACAGCAATTGATTCTCCTTTCTTTAG ATATGATCCTTTCCAAAATTCGTACCATTATGATCTGGAGGGTGAGGGAGTGATCTGCTCTGCTGTTGACATTCTTCCAACCGAGTTTGCAAAAGAG GCTTCCCAGCATTTTGGAGATATTTTATCCCAGTTTATTGGAAGCTTAATCTCTATACCAAATATTGAGGAGTTACCTCTGCACTTAAAGAGAGCTTGCATAGCTCATCGTGGAGCACTGACTCCACTTTATGAATATATACGGCGGATGCAAAACTCTGATGTTGA AGATCCTTCTAGAAATCTTGAAAAAGTCTACCCTGATAAGAAGAAGTATACTACATTG GTGTCTCTAAGTGGTCACTTGTTTGATCAATTCCTTATTAATGAGGCTCTGGATATTATTGAAGCGGCTGGTGGCTCCTTTCATTTGGTTAAATGCCAAGTGGGCCAAAGTACAGATGCTATGTCTTATTCAGAACTTGAG GTCGGAGCTGATGATAAAGAAGTCCTGGACAGAATAATCGACTCTCTAACTTCAATTGCTAATCCAAGTGTAGAAGATGGATTTGCTGatataacaaaaaataagataTCTCTGAAGGTTGGTAAATTCTATGAGAATGAAGTAGAGAAGGGATATgatatgaagaaaaaaaatgtaatccTCATCTTAGGTGCGGGGCGTGTTTGTCGACCAGCTGCTGAATTCTTGACATCAATAGGGAGTTTTCCATCACAACAAGTTCTGAACTCATGTCTGGAAGCTGCTTTTGAGGAGCAAAACTCCATTGAAGTTGTTGTTGCTTCTCTATACCTGAAGGATGCAGAAGAG ATTATTCAAGGAATTCCAAGTGCAACAGCAATTCAACTTGATGTGATGAATCATGAAAATCTTCATTTTCACATTTCACAG GCTGATGTTGTTATCAGTTTACTTCCTGCTAGTTGCCACAACATCATAGCAACTGCTTGTATTGAG CTGAAGAAACATCTTGTTACTGCTAGTTATGTTGATGACTCCATGTCAAAGCTAGATGAGGCAGCAAAGGTTGCAGGTATTACAATTCTTGGTGAGATGGGCTTAGATCCTGGAATAG ACCACATGATGGCGATGAAGATGATTAATGAAGCACATAAACGAAATGGGAAGATTAGGTCCTTTACTTCTTACTGTGGTGGTCTTCCATCTCCAGCAGCTGCAAACAACCCATTAGCTTATAAATTCAG TTGGAGTCCAGCAGGGGCTATTCGAGCTGGGCGCAATCCAGCCACCTATAGATATCATGGAGAGATTGTACGTGTCAATG GAGACCACCTTTATGATTCGGCTTCAAGGATTCGGCTAGCAGATCTTCCAGCTTTTGCATTGGAATGTCTTCCAAATCGCAATTCTTTACTGTATGGAGAGCTATATGGAATAGAAAATGAAGCATCAACAGTTTTCCGTGGAACCCTGCGTTATGAAG GTTTCAGTGGTGTAATGGGAGCACTTGCAAAAATTGGATTCTTCAATACCGAAGCTTTGAGTACCCTCAACAATGGTGAAAAGCCCACATACAGAAAAGCTTTACTTCAACTTCTTagattaaataataataatttggaTGGGTTGGCTATGAATGAGAAGGAAATTACAGAAAGAATTACTACACTTGGAATTTGCCAGGGAGAAATTGCAGTCAGGACGGCCAAGACCATTAT GTTTTTGGGATTTCACGAGTCAACAGAAATACCAGCATCATGTCAAAGTCCATTTGATATTACCTGCCTTCTCATGGAAAAAGCTTTAGTTTATTCAGGCACAGAACAA GACATGGTTTTGTTGCACCACGAAGTTGAAGTAGATTTTCCAGATGGCCAACCTGCGGAAAACCATCGAGCTACATTATTGGAATTTGGGAGGACCAAGGATGGAAATACCACAACAGCAATGGCGCTTACGGTTGGGATTCCAGCAGCAGTTGGAGCTCTG CTTTTGCTTGCAAACAAGATCCAAGTAAATGGTGTCGTAAGGCCCATTATATCAGAAGTCTACATGCCAG CGCTCGAGATTTTGGAGGCCTATGGTTTCAAGTTGTTGGAGAAGATCGAGTAG
- the LOC113692537 gene encoding alpha-aminoadipic semialdehyde synthase-like isoform X2 has protein sequence MPVRISNGFLGVDIKETSVNCMYWEKRFPQLLTTMQLQDLMSKGCPLIGICDITCDIGGSLEIVNQTTAIDSPFFRYDPFQNSYHYDLEGEGVICSAVDILPTEFAKEASQHFGDILSQFIGSLISIPNIEELPLHLKRACIAHRGALTPLYEYIRRMQNSDVEDPSRNLEKVYPDKKKYTTLVSLSGHLFDQFLINEALDIIEAAGGSFHLVKCQVGQSTDAMSYSELEVGADDKEVLDRIIDSLTSIANPSVEDGFADITKNKISLKVGKFYENEVEKGYDMKKKNVILILGAGRVCRPAAEFLTSIGSFPSQQVLNSCLEAAFEEQNSIEVVVASLYLKDAEEIIQGIPSATAIQLDVMNHENLHFHISQADVVISLLPASCHNIIATACIELKKHLVTASYVDDSMSKLDEAAKVAGITILGEMGLDPGIDHMMAMKMINEAHKRNGKIRSFTSYCGGLPSPAAANNPLAYKFSWSPAGAIRAGRNPATYRYHGEIVRVNGDHLYDSASRIRLADLPAFALECLPNRNSLLYGELYGIENEASTVFRGTLRYEGFSGVMGALAKIGFFNTEALSTLNNGEKPTYRKALLQLLRLNNNNLDGLAMNEKEITERITTLGICQGEIAVRTAKTIMFLGFHESTEIPASCQSPFDITCLLMEKALVYSGTEQDMVLLHHEVEVDFPDGQPAENHRATLLEFGRTKDGNTTTAMALTVGIPAAVGALLLLANKIQVNGVVRPIISEVYMPALEILEAYGFKLLEKIE, from the exons ATGCCTGTTCGTATTAGTAATGGTTTTCTTGGGGTTGATATCAAAGAAACCTCAG TTAACTGTATGTATTGGGAGAAAAGATTTCCTCAGCTATTGACGACCATGCAGCTGCAAGATCTGATGAGTAAAGGCTGTCCACTCATTGGAATTTGTGACATTACATGTGACATAGGTGGCTCATTGGAGATTGTTAACCAAACCACAGCAATTGATTCTCCTTTCTTTAG ATATGATCCTTTCCAAAATTCGTACCATTATGATCTGGAGGGTGAGGGAGTGATCTGCTCTGCTGTTGACATTCTTCCAACCGAGTTTGCAAAAGAG GCTTCCCAGCATTTTGGAGATATTTTATCCCAGTTTATTGGAAGCTTAATCTCTATACCAAATATTGAGGAGTTACCTCTGCACTTAAAGAGAGCTTGCATAGCTCATCGTGGAGCACTGACTCCACTTTATGAATATATACGGCGGATGCAAAACTCTGATGTTGA AGATCCTTCTAGAAATCTTGAAAAAGTCTACCCTGATAAGAAGAAGTATACTACATTG GTGTCTCTAAGTGGTCACTTGTTTGATCAATTCCTTATTAATGAGGCTCTGGATATTATTGAAGCGGCTGGTGGCTCCTTTCATTTGGTTAAATGCCAAGTGGGCCAAAGTACAGATGCTATGTCTTATTCAGAACTTGAG GTCGGAGCTGATGATAAAGAAGTCCTGGACAGAATAATCGACTCTCTAACTTCAATTGCTAATCCAAGTGTAGAAGATGGATTTGCTGatataacaaaaaataagataTCTCTGAAGGTTGGTAAATTCTATGAGAATGAAGTAGAGAAGGGATATgatatgaagaaaaaaaatgtaatccTCATCTTAGGTGCGGGGCGTGTTTGTCGACCAGCTGCTGAATTCTTGACATCAATAGGGAGTTTTCCATCACAACAAGTTCTGAACTCATGTCTGGAAGCTGCTTTTGAGGAGCAAAACTCCATTGAAGTTGTTGTTGCTTCTCTATACCTGAAGGATGCAGAAGAG ATTATTCAAGGAATTCCAAGTGCAACAGCAATTCAACTTGATGTGATGAATCATGAAAATCTTCATTTTCACATTTCACAG GCTGATGTTGTTATCAGTTTACTTCCTGCTAGTTGCCACAACATCATAGCAACTGCTTGTATTGAG CTGAAGAAACATCTTGTTACTGCTAGTTATGTTGATGACTCCATGTCAAAGCTAGATGAGGCAGCAAAGGTTGCAGGTATTACAATTCTTGGTGAGATGGGCTTAGATCCTGGAATAG ACCACATGATGGCGATGAAGATGATTAATGAAGCACATAAACGAAATGGGAAGATTAGGTCCTTTACTTCTTACTGTGGTGGTCTTCCATCTCCAGCAGCTGCAAACAACCCATTAGCTTATAAATTCAG TTGGAGTCCAGCAGGGGCTATTCGAGCTGGGCGCAATCCAGCCACCTATAGATATCATGGAGAGATTGTACGTGTCAATG GAGACCACCTTTATGATTCGGCTTCAAGGATTCGGCTAGCAGATCTTCCAGCTTTTGCATTGGAATGTCTTCCAAATCGCAATTCTTTACTGTATGGAGAGCTATATGGAATAGAAAATGAAGCATCAACAGTTTTCCGTGGAACCCTGCGTTATGAAG GTTTCAGTGGTGTAATGGGAGCACTTGCAAAAATTGGATTCTTCAATACCGAAGCTTTGAGTACCCTCAACAATGGTGAAAAGCCCACATACAGAAAAGCTTTACTTCAACTTCTTagattaaataataataatttggaTGGGTTGGCTATGAATGAGAAGGAAATTACAGAAAGAATTACTACACTTGGAATTTGCCAGGGAGAAATTGCAGTCAGGACGGCCAAGACCATTAT GTTTTTGGGATTTCACGAGTCAACAGAAATACCAGCATCATGTCAAAGTCCATTTGATATTACCTGCCTTCTCATGGAAAAAGCTTTAGTTTATTCAGGCACAGAACAA GACATGGTTTTGTTGCACCACGAAGTTGAAGTAGATTTTCCAGATGGCCAACCTGCGGAAAACCATCGAGCTACATTATTGGAATTTGGGAGGACCAAGGATGGAAATACCACAACAGCAATGGCGCTTACGGTTGGGATTCCAGCAGCAGTTGGAGCTCTG CTTTTGCTTGCAAACAAGATCCAAGTAAATGGTGTCGTAAGGCCCATTATATCAGAAGTCTACATGCCAG CGCTCGAGATTTTGGAGGCCTATGGTTTCAAGTTGTTGGAGAAGATCGAGTAG
- the LOC113692923 gene encoding uncharacterized protein isoform X2, producing MIHRRSCFFRLVSVSIYRRDHHHRLYSHHHCWLYLMAAAPSTFSVGRKDLFPFLSIQNSSFSSASSAIDLNLHSSGGGFGGARSICLRLKGCGSSENINKKNDKNAGFSNAGDGGGGGGGGGFWLHKARAIAPSLQQHLFRELVSKDIKFRLENAFDGHGDDGGRCRNDRGGSVEFPEDQHLPPEKIAVAVDVDEVLGNFVSALNRFVADRYSSNHSVSEYHVYEFCKIWNCSRDEADTRVHEFFKTSYFRTGIHPIPGARQALQNLSRFCDLSIVTTLGAKVLIDDNPRYAIECAEVGIKVLLFDYENSYPWCKTESVNQHPLVTKVYNWQEVEHHLVSLEKS from the exons ATGATACATAGGCGAAGCTGTTTCTTCCGCTTAGTATCTGTGTCTATATATAGAAGAGATCATCACCACCGCCTTTACAGCCACCACCATTGCTGGCTTTATTTAATGGCCGCGGCGCCGTCCACCTTTTCCGTTGGCCGTAAGGATTTATTCCCATTTTTATCCATTCAaaattcttccttttcctcAGCTTCTTCAGCTATTGATTTGAATTTACATAGTAGCGGCGGGGGGTTCGGAGGAGCAAGAAGTATTTGTTTGAGGCTTAAAGGATGCGGCTCATCTGAGAatattaataagaaaaatgataaaaatgccGGGTTTAGTAATGCTGGGGACGGCGGCGGCGGCGGTGGTGGTGGGGGGTTTTGGCTGCATAAGGCTAGGGCAATTGCGCCAAGCTTGCAGCAGCATTTGTTCCGTGAACTAGTTTCTAAGGATATTAAGTTCAGGTTGGAGAATGCTTTTGACGGCCATGGTGATGACGGCGGAAGGTGTCGGAATGATAGAGGAGGCTCCGTTGAATTTCCTGAGGATCAGCATTTGCCGCCGGAGAAAATTGCAGTCGCCGTTGATGTTGACGAGG TTCTTGGCAACTTTGTATCAGCTCTCAATCGGTTTGTTGCAGATCGATACTCCTCAAATCACTCAGTTTCTGAATACCATGTTTATGAGTTTTGCAAG ATATGGAACTGTTCTCGGGATGAAG CTGATACACGTGTTCATGAGTTTTTTAAGACGTCTTACTTCAGAACAGGGATTCATCCAATCCCAGGTGCTCGGCAGGCTCTTCAAAACTTGTCCAGATTTTGTGATCTGTCCATAGTTAC GACCTTGGGAGCAAAAGTTTTGATTGATGATAATCCAAGATATGCCATTGAGTGCGCTGAAGTTGGAATTAAGGTTCTTCTCTTTGATTATGAGAATTCTTACCCTTGGTGTAAGACAGAGTCTGTTAACCAACACCCTCTGGTCACTAAAGTTTACAATTGGCAAGAGGTGGAGCATCACTTAGTTTCGTTGGAAAAAtcctga
- the LOC113692923 gene encoding uncharacterized protein isoform X1, with amino-acid sequence MIHRRSCFFRLVSVSIYRRDHHHRLYSHHHCWLYLMAAAPSTFSVGRKDLFPFLSIQNSSFSSASSAIDLNLHSSGGGFGGARSICLRLKGCGSSENINKKNDKNAGFSNAGDGGGGGGGGGFWLHKARAIAPSLQQHLFRELVSKDIKFRLENAFDGHGDDGGRCRNDRGGSVEFPEDQHLPPEKIAVAVDVDEVLGNFVSALNRFVADRYSSNHSVSEYHVYEFCKIWNCSRDEADTRVHEFFKTSYFRTGIHPIPGARQALQNLSRFCDLSIVTSRQNAIKEHTIEWIENHYPGLFQQIHFGNHFALDGKSRPKSEICRTLGAKVLIDDNPRYAIECAEVGIKVLLFDYENSYPWCKTESVNQHPLVTKVYNWQEVEHHLVSLEKS; translated from the exons ATGATACATAGGCGAAGCTGTTTCTTCCGCTTAGTATCTGTGTCTATATATAGAAGAGATCATCACCACCGCCTTTACAGCCACCACCATTGCTGGCTTTATTTAATGGCCGCGGCGCCGTCCACCTTTTCCGTTGGCCGTAAGGATTTATTCCCATTTTTATCCATTCAaaattcttccttttcctcAGCTTCTTCAGCTATTGATTTGAATTTACATAGTAGCGGCGGGGGGTTCGGAGGAGCAAGAAGTATTTGTTTGAGGCTTAAAGGATGCGGCTCATCTGAGAatattaataagaaaaatgataaaaatgccGGGTTTAGTAATGCTGGGGACGGCGGCGGCGGCGGTGGTGGTGGGGGGTTTTGGCTGCATAAGGCTAGGGCAATTGCGCCAAGCTTGCAGCAGCATTTGTTCCGTGAACTAGTTTCTAAGGATATTAAGTTCAGGTTGGAGAATGCTTTTGACGGCCATGGTGATGACGGCGGAAGGTGTCGGAATGATAGAGGAGGCTCCGTTGAATTTCCTGAGGATCAGCATTTGCCGCCGGAGAAAATTGCAGTCGCCGTTGATGTTGACGAGG TTCTTGGCAACTTTGTATCAGCTCTCAATCGGTTTGTTGCAGATCGATACTCCTCAAATCACTCAGTTTCTGAATACCATGTTTATGAGTTTTGCAAG ATATGGAACTGTTCTCGGGATGAAG CTGATACACGTGTTCATGAGTTTTTTAAGACGTCTTACTTCAGAACAGGGATTCATCCAATCCCAGGTGCTCGGCAGGCTCTTCAAAACTTGTCCAGATTTTGTGATCTGTCCATAGTTAC GTCCCGGCAAAATGCAATTAAAGAACACACAATTGAATGGATCGAGAATCATTATCCAGGACTTTTTCAGCAGATCCACTTTGGCAATCACTTTGCATTGGATGGAAAATCCAgacctaaatctgaaatttgccG GACCTTGGGAGCAAAAGTTTTGATTGATGATAATCCAAGATATGCCATTGAGTGCGCTGAAGTTGGAATTAAGGTTCTTCTCTTTGATTATGAGAATTCTTACCCTTGGTGTAAGACAGAGTCTGTTAACCAACACCCTCTGGTCACTAAAGTTTACAATTGGCAAGAGGTGGAGCATCACTTAGTTTCGTTGGAAAAAtcctga
- the LOC113692923 gene encoding uncharacterized protein isoform X3 — protein MIHRRSCFFRLVSVSIYRRDHHHRLYSHHHCWLYLMAAAPSTFSVGRKDLFPFLSIQNSSFSSASSAIDLNLHSSGGGFGGARSICLRLKGCGSSENINKKNDKNAGFSNAGDGGGGGGGGGFWLHKARAIAPSLQQHLFRELVSKDIKFRLENAFDGHGDDGGRCRNDRGGSVEFPEDQHLPPEKIAVAVDVDEVLGNFVSALNRFVADRYSSNHSVSEYHVYEFCKIWNCSRDEADTRVHEFFKTSYFRTGIHPIPGPGKMQLKNTQLNGSRIIIQDFFSRSTLAITLHWMENPDLNLKFAGPWEQKF, from the exons ATGATACATAGGCGAAGCTGTTTCTTCCGCTTAGTATCTGTGTCTATATATAGAAGAGATCATCACCACCGCCTTTACAGCCACCACCATTGCTGGCTTTATTTAATGGCCGCGGCGCCGTCCACCTTTTCCGTTGGCCGTAAGGATTTATTCCCATTTTTATCCATTCAaaattcttccttttcctcAGCTTCTTCAGCTATTGATTTGAATTTACATAGTAGCGGCGGGGGGTTCGGAGGAGCAAGAAGTATTTGTTTGAGGCTTAAAGGATGCGGCTCATCTGAGAatattaataagaaaaatgataaaaatgccGGGTTTAGTAATGCTGGGGACGGCGGCGGCGGCGGTGGTGGTGGGGGGTTTTGGCTGCATAAGGCTAGGGCAATTGCGCCAAGCTTGCAGCAGCATTTGTTCCGTGAACTAGTTTCTAAGGATATTAAGTTCAGGTTGGAGAATGCTTTTGACGGCCATGGTGATGACGGCGGAAGGTGTCGGAATGATAGAGGAGGCTCCGTTGAATTTCCTGAGGATCAGCATTTGCCGCCGGAGAAAATTGCAGTCGCCGTTGATGTTGACGAGG TTCTTGGCAACTTTGTATCAGCTCTCAATCGGTTTGTTGCAGATCGATACTCCTCAAATCACTCAGTTTCTGAATACCATGTTTATGAGTTTTGCAAG ATATGGAACTGTTCTCGGGATGAAG CTGATACACGTGTTCATGAGTTTTTTAAGACGTCTTACTTCAGAACAGGGATTCATCCAATCCCAG GTCCCGGCAAAATGCAATTAAAGAACACACAATTGAATGGATCGAGAATCATTATCCAGGACTTTTTCAGCAGATCCACTTTGGCAATCACTTTGCATTGGATGGAAAATCCAgacctaaatctgaaatttgccG GACCTTGGGAGCAAAAGTTTTGA